A genomic stretch from Deinococcus multiflagellatus includes:
- a CDS encoding ABC transporter ATP-binding protein: protein MPLLEIENLSVNYGAIQAVRGLSLTVDEGEVVTLIGANGAGKTTTLRAVSRLLRPVAGRLRFAGRDITRLPADEAVRLGIAQSPEGRQVLARQSVQDNLELGAYTRKGGVRADLQTMYERFPRLGERRHQLAGTLSGGEQQMLAIARALMSRPRLLLLDEPSLGLAPIIVREIFTIIRELNEQGVTILLVEQNARLAMNASHRTYVLEAGQLTFSGDSAQLVNDERVLHAYLGG, encoded by the coding sequence ATGCCGCTGCTGGAAATCGAGAACCTCAGCGTGAACTACGGCGCCATTCAGGCCGTGCGCGGCCTGTCCCTGACCGTGGACGAAGGCGAGGTGGTCACCCTGATCGGCGCGAACGGGGCGGGGAAGACCACCACGCTGCGGGCGGTGTCGCGGCTGCTGCGGCCGGTGGCGGGCCGCCTCCGCTTTGCCGGGCGCGATATTACCCGCCTGCCCGCCGATGAAGCCGTGCGCCTGGGGATCGCCCAGAGCCCCGAAGGGCGGCAGGTGCTGGCCCGCCAGAGCGTGCAGGACAACCTGGAACTGGGCGCCTACACCCGCAAGGGCGGCGTGCGGGCCGACCTGCAGACCATGTACGAACGCTTTCCCCGCCTGGGCGAGCGCCGGCACCAGCTGGCCGGCACGCTCTCGGGCGGCGAGCAGCAGATGCTGGCCATCGCCCGCGCCCTGATGAGCCGCCCCCGACTGCTGCTGCTGGACGAACCCAGCCTGGGCCTGGCGCCGATCATCGTGCGCGAGATCTTTACCATCATCCGCGAACTGAACGAGCAGGGCGTGACCATTCTGCTGGTGGAGCAAAACGCCCGCCTCGCCATGAACGCCAGTCACCGCACCTATGTTTTGGAGGCCGGGCAACTGACCTTCAGCGGCGACAGTGCCCAGCTGGTGAACGACGAACGCGTGCTGCACGCGTATCTGGGCGGTTAA
- a CDS encoding FadR/GntR family transcriptional regulator, with amino-acid sequence MSEGSGAFSPEPLDKRSLGEHIAAHLQALLLDGQLRPGDTLPSQRELATRYGTSVAAVREAISILSASGVVDARPGRGTVVLPVTQQAPSINLWLGVVHDEAEARAFLDTRQVLEHYTIAQAARRATPEQRAELLAHLHAMRDVQGDPEQFIQADLALHLAVAQAAGNPVVLRLLRAIHMPLANVLRAVSTELLQGGRFPALYATHEDIIHGIIRGDAGGATRAFDHMLHQTTEGGVLERALGRHAQPEPPLGPAFLEDLHWNLTRLIGPMADVLIPEAASELGVDPGALTRSHLGRYLANLARQLPEAKQAEWQALAELLEKRYG; translated from the coding sequence ATGAGCGAGGGCAGCGGCGCCTTTTCCCCCGAGCCCCTGGACAAACGCTCGCTGGGCGAGCACATCGCCGCGCACCTGCAGGCCCTGTTGCTGGACGGCCAGCTGCGCCCCGGCGACACCCTGCCCAGCCAGCGCGAACTCGCCACCCGCTACGGCACCAGCGTGGCGGCCGTGCGCGAGGCCATCAGCATTCTCTCGGCCAGCGGTGTGGTGGACGCCCGCCCCGGGCGCGGCACGGTGGTGCTGCCTGTCACCCAGCAGGCCCCCAGCATCAACCTGTGGCTGGGGGTGGTGCACGACGAGGCCGAAGCCCGCGCCTTTCTGGACACCCGGCAGGTGCTGGAGCACTACACCATTGCCCAGGCCGCCCGGCGCGCGACCCCCGAGCAGCGCGCCGAACTGCTGGCGCACCTGCACGCCATGCGCGACGTGCAGGGCGACCCGGAGCAGTTCATTCAGGCCGACCTCGCGCTGCATCTCGCCGTGGCGCAGGCGGCGGGCAACCCGGTGGTGTTGCGGCTGCTGCGGGCCATACATATGCCACTGGCGAACGTGCTGCGCGCCGTGAGCACCGAACTGCTGCAGGGCGGCCGTTTTCCAGCGCTGTACGCCACGCACGAGGACATCATTCACGGCATCATCCGGGGGGACGCAGGCGGGGCCACGCGGGCCTTTGACCACATGCTGCACCAGACCACGGAAGGCGGCGTGCTGGAACGCGCTCTGGGCCGCCACGCCCAGCCCGAGCCGCCGCTGGGCCCGGCCTTTTTAGAAGACCTGCACTGGAACCTGACCCGCCTGATTGGCCCCATGGCCGACGTGCTGATTCCCGAAGCCGCCAGCGAACTGGGCGTGGACCCCGGCGCCCTGACCCGCAGCCACCTGGGCCGCTACCTGGCGAACCTGGCCCGCCAGTTGCCCGAAGCCAAACAGGCCGAGTGGCAGGCCCTGGCCGAGTTGCTGGAAAAGCGGTACGGCTGA
- a CDS encoding ABC transporter permease subunit, producing the protein MRGLGTVLGLLGWHAALVVGTPRHLPLPERVLAYPGVLASVFAPEILGPVAEAALQSAAYLLGGVALAWGLAGVLRRAPLGLLWVLDTVPPFLLLLLGVALGLAVTLRQGWTFPLTPWSPLMLALMVGSLALPMAARAAGQGRAAYHEALAADHSRAARAMGLPEAQVQRRAAALARPVQAASLGADALGLALSLALLEGLLHFPGVGDTVYLAVQGQFSETGQLEGERLTLFAGALLALLVLAALAHLGLRWAAARLDPRPLAEA; encoded by the coding sequence ATGAGGGGGCTGGGCACCGTGCTGGGCCTGCTGGGCTGGCACGCGGCGCTGGTGGTGGGCACGCCGCGCCACCTGCCGCTGCCCGAGCGCGTGCTGGCCTATCCGGGGGTGCTGGCCTCTGTGTTTGCCCCCGAGATCCTGGGGCCGGTGGCCGAAGCCGCGCTGCAGAGTGCGGCCTACCTGCTGGGCGGGGTGGCCCTGGCCTGGGGACTGGCGGGGGTGCTGCGCCGCGCGCCGCTGGGCCTGCTGTGGGTGCTGGACACCGTGCCCCCCTTTCTGCTGCTGCTGCTGGGCGTGGCCCTGGGCCTGGCCGTGACCCTGCGCCAGGGCTGGACCTTCCCACTGACCCCCTGGTCGCCCCTGATGCTGGCCCTGATGGTGGGCAGCCTCGCCCTGCCGATGGCCGCGCGGGCCGCTGGCCAGGGGCGCGCCGCCTACCACGAGGCACTGGCGGCCGACCACAGCCGCGCGGCGCGGGCCATGGGCCTGCCCGAAGCGCAGGTGCAGCGCCGGGCCGCCGCGCTGGCCCGCCCGGTGCAGGCGGCCTCGCTGGGTGCCGACGCCCTGGGGCTGGCGCTGTCGCTGGCCCTGCTTGAAGGGCTGCTGCACTTTCCCGGCGTGGGCGACACGGTGTATCTGGCGGTGCAGGGGCAGTTCTCGGAGACGGGGCAGCTGGAAGGCGAGCGCCTGACCCTGTTCGCGGGGGCGCTGCTGGCCCTGCTGGTGCTGGCCGCCCTGGCCCACCTGGGGCTGCGCTGGGCCGCTGCGCGCCTGGACCCGCGCCCACTGGCGGAGGCGTGA
- a CDS encoding ABC transporter substrate-binding protein codes for MSKTALPRLLSAALLLTLGLTQAQKVDTVSIGIAVAQTSNTALLGQEQVIGARFAEKYLNARGGINGTPFKLVFQDTGGDEAGAINAFQTLITKDKVVGIVGPTLSQQAFASDPIAERAKVPVLGPSNTAKGIPQIGNFIARVSAPVAVVAPNAVRQALKLDPKIKDVAVLYAQNDAFSTSETGTFQETVKAQGLTLATVQKFQTTDTDFTTQVTAVLNAKVDLVIISGLAADGGNLVKQLRQSNYRGLIIGGNGLNTSNMFPVCQKLCDGVIIAQAYSPAQPSAANQVFVKEYTAQYKKAPPQFAAQAYAGVQVMVEALKVIDRKKKLNTWDLDDLRVELNKQILLGKYNTPLGLISFDKDGEVIQKEFYVAQIRMKDAKNGSFVYLK; via the coding sequence ATGTCCAAGACCGCGCTGCCCCGTCTGTTGTCTGCGGCCCTGCTGCTCACGCTGGGGCTGACCCAGGCCCAGAAGGTAGACACCGTATCCATCGGGATTGCGGTGGCCCAGACCAGCAACACCGCGCTGCTGGGCCAGGAGCAGGTGATCGGTGCCCGCTTTGCCGAGAAATACCTCAATGCGCGTGGCGGCATCAACGGCACGCCCTTCAAACTGGTGTTTCAGGACACGGGTGGCGACGAGGCCGGGGCCATCAACGCTTTCCAGACGCTGATCACCAAGGACAAGGTGGTGGGCATCGTGGGGCCCACCCTCTCGCAGCAGGCCTTTGCCTCGGACCCCATTGCCGAGCGCGCCAAGGTGCCGGTGCTGGGGCCCAGTAACACCGCCAAGGGCATTCCGCAGATTGGCAACTTTATCGCCCGGGTGTCGGCCCCGGTGGCGGTGGTGGCGCCCAACGCGGTCAGGCAGGCCCTGAAGCTGGACCCCAAAATCAAGGACGTGGCGGTCCTGTACGCCCAGAACGACGCCTTTTCCACCAGCGAGACCGGCACCTTCCAGGAAACGGTCAAGGCCCAGGGCCTGACCCTGGCCACGGTGCAGAAGTTCCAGACCACCGACACAGATTTCACCACGCAGGTGACGGCGGTGCTGAACGCCAAGGTGGACCTCGTGATTATTTCCGGGCTGGCGGCCGACGGCGGCAATCTGGTCAAACAGCTGCGGCAGTCGAACTACAGGGGGCTGATTATCGGCGGCAACGGCCTGAACACTTCGAACATGTTCCCGGTGTGCCAGAAGCTGTGCGACGGCGTGATTATCGCCCAGGCCTACAGCCCCGCGCAGCCCAGCGCCGCCAATCAGGTGTTCGTGAAGGAATACACCGCGCAGTACAAAAAGGCCCCGCCGCAGTTCGCTGCCCAGGCCTACGCGGGCGTGCAGGTGATGGTCGAGGCCCTGAAGGTGATTGACCGCAAGAAGAAACTGAACACCTGGGACCTGGACGACCTGCGCGTGGAACTGAACAAGCAGATTCTGCTGGGCAAATACAACACGCCGCTGGGCCTGATTTCCTTTGATAAGGACGGCGAGGTGATTCAGAAAGAGTTCTACGTGGCGCAGATTCGCATGAAAGACGCCAAGAACGGCAGCTTCGTGTACCTGAAGTAA
- a CDS encoding histidinol-phosphatase HisJ family protein, which translates to MSALLFDSHLHTPLCGHASGSPREYAQAALDAGLRGVCFTDHMPMPAWYDAPWRMRLDQLAGYIETVQAVQAEFAGRLEVRLGLEADFHPGTERFVERVLAMHPWDYVIGSVHYLGAWGFDNPEFVAEYESRDLGALYTQYYALVEGAARSGLFDAIGHLDLPKKFGHRDPLGAAALRALDVIADHSLSLDFNTAGWRKLVAEAYPAPNLTRQAAERGIPFVLGSDAHRPVEVGFRFTDALKLLQDVGARVVTYRGGVRRTD; encoded by the coding sequence ATGAGCGCCCTTCTCTTTGATTCTCACCTGCACACGCCCCTGTGCGGGCACGCGAGTGGCTCGCCCCGCGAGTACGCGCAGGCGGCCCTGGACGCCGGGCTGCGGGGGGTGTGCTTTACCGACCACATGCCCATGCCCGCGTGGTACGACGCCCCCTGGCGCATGCGGCTGGATCAACTGGCCGGGTACATCGAGACGGTTCAGGCGGTGCAGGCCGAGTTTGCCGGGCGCCTGGAGGTGCGCCTGGGCCTGGAAGCCGACTTTCACCCGGGCACCGAGCGGTTTGTGGAGCGGGTGCTGGCCATGCACCCCTGGGACTACGTGATTGGCAGCGTGCATTACCTGGGCGCCTGGGGCTTTGACAACCCCGAGTTCGTGGCCGAATACGAGAGCCGCGACCTGGGCGCGCTGTACACGCAGTATTACGCCCTGGTGGAGGGCGCGGCCAGGAGCGGCCTGTTCGACGCTATAGGCCACCTGGACCTGCCCAAGAAGTTCGGGCACCGCGACCCGCTGGGGGCTGCGGCGCTGCGCGCGCTGGACGTGATTGCGGACCACAGCCTGAGCCTGGACTTCAACACCGCTGGCTGGCGCAAGCTGGTGGCCGAAGCCTACCCGGCCCCCAACCTGACCCGGCAGGCGGCCGAGCGCGGCATTCCCTTTGTGCTGGGCAGCGACGCCCACCGGCCCGTAGAGGTGGGCTTCCGCTTTACCGACGCCCTGAAGCTCTTGCAGGATGTGGGCGCCCGGGTGGTGACCTACCGGGGCGGGGTGCGGCGAACAGACTGA
- a CDS encoding branched-chain amino acid ABC transporter permease yields MELSQLLQNLLNGLAIGSVYAIFALGYTLVFSILGIINFAHGAVFTLGAYFTYTLVVGEFSNNGLLRGLTLFPNGSPFSGQPLTFALATLLGAALAGLVAVLIERLAFRPMRSRSADPLLALVSSLGVALVIVNLIQLLVGAEIYSFPDNAYGDTPPALSFTLGGKVVIIRTVQVIIFAVSLVMLAVLGYVIGRTKIGKALRAVAENPGTASLLGISVDRFIVITFFLSGFVGGLAGTLVGTAFGVAGPYFGVTYGLKELAVIVLGGLGSIPGAVLGGLVIGLAEAFVPADYSAYKDAAAFALLFAILLVRPQGLLGRSAIQKV; encoded by the coding sequence GTGGAACTCAGTCAACTGCTTCAGAACCTTTTAAACGGCCTCGCCATTGGCAGTGTGTACGCCATTTTCGCGCTGGGCTACACCCTGGTCTTTTCCATTCTGGGCATCATCAACTTTGCGCACGGCGCGGTGTTCACCCTGGGCGCCTATTTCACCTACACGCTGGTGGTGGGCGAGTTTTCCAACAACGGGCTTCTCAGGGGCCTCACCCTGTTTCCAAACGGCTCGCCCTTCTCCGGCCAACCGCTGACCTTTGCCCTGGCCACGTTGCTGGGCGCGGCCCTGGCCGGGCTGGTGGCGGTGCTCATTGAGCGCCTCGCTTTCCGGCCCATGCGCTCGCGCAGCGCCGACCCGCTGCTGGCGCTGGTGAGTTCGCTGGGCGTGGCGCTGGTGATCGTGAACCTGATTCAGCTGCTGGTGGGCGCGGAAATCTACAGCTTCCCCGACAATGCCTACGGCGATACGCCGCCCGCCCTGTCTTTCACCCTGGGCGGCAAGGTGGTGATTATCCGCACCGTGCAGGTGATCATCTTCGCGGTCAGCCTCGTCATGCTGGCCGTGCTGGGCTACGTGATTGGCCGCACGAAAATTGGCAAGGCGCTGCGCGCGGTGGCCGAAAACCCTGGCACCGCCAGCCTGCTGGGGATCAGCGTGGACCGCTTTATCGTGATTACCTTTTTCCTCTCGGGCTTTGTGGGCGGGCTGGCCGGCACGCTGGTGGGCACGGCCTTCGGGGTGGCGGGGCCCTACTTCGGCGTCACCTACGGCCTCAAGGAGCTGGCGGTGATTGTGCTGGGCGGCCTGGGCAGTATTCCGGGCGCGGTGCTGGGGGGGCTGGTGATCGGGCTGGCAGAAGCCTTTGTGCCCGCCGATTACTCGGCCTACAAGGACGCGGCGGCCTTTGCGCTGCTGTTCGCCATTCTGCTTGTGCGCCCGCAGGGACTGCTGGGCCGCAGCGCCATCCAGAAGGTGTAA
- a CDS encoding VOC family protein: MSPGPLCTLTLAVRDPQASRAFYQAAFGLKDAPQAAPGFVMLVAGTDLTLILQPHAASGAAPQPGGAELGFAVPDVAAACATLRALGAVVGEVQRMGWGEAADARDPDGHALTLFRADG, encoded by the coding sequence ATGTCCCCAGGTCCCCTGTGCACCCTGACCCTGGCCGTGCGTGACCCGCAGGCCTCGCGCGCCTTTTATCAGGCGGCCTTTGGTCTGAAAGACGCCCCGCAGGCCGCGCCGGGCTTCGTGATGCTGGTGGCGGGCACGGACCTGACCCTGATCCTGCAGCCGCACGCCGCCAGCGGGGCGGCCCCGCAACCGGGCGGCGCCGAACTGGGCTTTGCGGTGCCTGACGTGGCGGCGGCCTGCGCCACCCTGCGCGCGCTGGGCGCCGTGGTGGGCGAAGTGCAGCGCATGGGCTGGGGCGAAGCCGCCGATGCCCGCGACCCCGACGGCCACGCCCTGACCCTCTTCCGCGCCGACGGGTGA
- a CDS encoding branched-chain amino acid ABC transporter permease, whose translation MADFLQTYGFLIATMLQAGLLGLSLYFPLQAGQLSLASPGFYALGGYVAAIMLTNPAFAGLRDTLGSAIFPLTWLAGAVLGGLLGVVVGVPALRLRGIYLALATIAFVEILRVVALNLTITGGAVGIFGIPQAFGFQDRWPYIFLFGPLLALTLLFAWQLERSRVGRALRAIREDELAADAMGVPPTRYKVLAFVIGAVLAGLVGAMSAPFLNTWNAKQGTFDASITILAAVLIGGSRNIWGPVVGGALLGAVPEVLRFLADWRLVINGLVLVVASLYLPQGIVGALSRLSRPRPPQRPPVQGPPVSVAEVKP comes from the coding sequence GTGGCCGATTTTCTGCAAACCTACGGCTTCCTGATTGCCACCATGCTGCAGGCGGGCCTGCTGGGCTTAAGCCTCTATTTTCCGCTGCAGGCCGGGCAGCTCAGCCTCGCCAGCCCAGGCTTTTACGCGCTGGGCGGCTACGTGGCGGCCATTATGCTCACCAACCCGGCGTTTGCGGGCCTGCGCGACACGCTGGGGAGCGCCATCTTTCCCCTCACCTGGCTGGCCGGCGCGGTGCTGGGCGGGCTGCTGGGCGTGGTGGTGGGGGTGCCCGCCCTGCGGCTGCGCGGCATTTACCTCGCGCTGGCGACCATTGCCTTTGTGGAGATTCTGCGGGTGGTGGCCCTGAACCTCACCATTACAGGCGGCGCGGTGGGCATCTTCGGGATTCCGCAGGCGTTTGGCTTTCAGGACCGCTGGCCGTACATCTTTCTGTTCGGGCCGCTGCTGGCGCTGACCCTGCTGTTCGCGTGGCAGCTGGAGCGCTCACGGGTGGGCCGGGCGCTGCGCGCCATCCGCGAGGACGAACTGGCCGCCGACGCCATGGGCGTGCCGCCCACCCGCTACAAGGTCCTGGCCTTTGTGATCGGCGCGGTGCTGGCCGGACTGGTGGGCGCCATGAGCGCGCCGTTCCTGAACACCTGGAACGCCAAGCAGGGCACCTTCGACGCCAGCATCACCATTCTGGCGGCGGTGCTGATCGGCGGCAGCCGCAACATCTGGGGTCCGGTGGTGGGCGGCGCGCTGCTGGGCGCCGTGCCCGAGGTGCTGCGCTTCCTGGCCGACTGGCGCCTGGTGATCAACGGCTTGGTGCTGGTGGTCGCCAGCCTGTACCTGCCGCAGGGCATCGTGGGCGCGCTGTCGCGCCTCTCGCGGCCCCGGCCCCCGCAGCGGCCCCCGGTGCAGGGCCCGCCCGTCTCGGTGGCCGAGGTGAAGCCATGA
- a CDS encoding HAMP domain-containing protein, producing the protein MTITTPAPLRVTRPERRLSLRTKALLISVLPILGLGVLLAALLTAQRRAEVGTISRSLSASVASVLASTLDVTDLTQVNVQLRAAVASPSVAFIDVQPAGEAPRYFFSDEPQTDWLLRAQLDAFLQAQPGGTHLEVPDTRAQAYRAAQAALEDTWGVGAPQSVTEHLRDAVARLSATEGQTQVYEVTQLDVYDTPGGRVLRLPGEAAPAGQPLFHLAIGVTLGSLNTALHRQLLLVLLACAVTAMIAALVAYWAVRRVVGVILAITEAAQQASLGQLDGPIQIRPGGRPDELGDLISAIERLRVSLHLALSRLRPGGRP; encoded by the coding sequence ATGACCATCACCACCCCGGCCCCCCTGCGGGTCACCCGCCCCGAACGGCGCCTGAGCCTGCGCACCAAGGCGCTGCTGATCAGCGTGCTGCCTATTCTGGGACTGGGGGTGCTGCTGGCCGCGCTGCTCACCGCCCAGCGCCGGGCCGAGGTGGGGACCATTTCGCGCTCCCTGAGTGCCTCGGTGGCAAGCGTGCTGGCCAGCACCCTGGACGTGACGGACCTGACGCAGGTGAACGTGCAGCTGCGCGCGGCGGTGGCCTCGCCCAGCGTGGCCTTTATTGACGTGCAGCCTGCGGGCGAGGCCCCGCGCTACTTTTTCAGCGACGAGCCGCAGACCGACTGGCTGCTGCGCGCGCAGCTTGACGCCTTTTTGCAGGCCCAGCCCGGCGGCACCCACCTGGAAGTGCCAGACACCCGAGCCCAGGCCTACCGCGCCGCGCAGGCTGCCCTGGAAGACACCTGGGGCGTGGGCGCCCCCCAGAGTGTGACCGAGCACCTGCGGGACGCCGTGGCCCGCCTGAGCGCCACCGAAGGCCAGACCCAGGTGTACGAGGTCACGCAGCTGGACGTGTACGACACGCCGGGGGGGCGCGTGCTCCGCCTGCCCGGCGAGGCCGCCCCAGCCGGGCAGCCGCTGTTTCATCTGGCGATTGGCGTCACGCTGGGCAGCCTGAACACGGCGCTGCACCGGCAACTGCTGCTGGTGCTGCTGGCGTGCGCCGTCACGGCGATGATCGCGGCCCTGGTGGCCTACTGGGCGGTGCGCCGCGTGGTGGGCGTGATTCTGGCGATCACCGAGGCCGCGCAGCAGGCCAGTCTGGGACAGCTGGACGGGCCCATTCAGATTCGCCCCGGGGGCCGCCCCGACGAACTGGGCGACCTGATCAGCGCCATTGAGCGCCTGCGCGTAAGCCTGCACCTCGCCCTGAGCCGCCTGCGCCCGGGGGGCCGCCCATGA
- a CDS encoding DNA polymerase/3'-5' exonuclease PolX, whose protein sequence is MSDVTKKQLVSVLKTTADLLDLLGSADNAFRAQAFRSAARSLESLDAEADTLIAAGFAGVPKVGKTIAADLLAYARGGVFAPLEDAASLIPAGVLSLFRVRGLGPKKIRALWDAGIDSLEGLREACRDGRVAALRGFGPKSAAGFLGAVEFALAAQERQHLSTACEVTELLCRQLAAFDPRPAGDVRRGLDTVRAARVTVTGSPDALGEALAGVVEGLAPLEGRPVLAGRVDGVPVEVAFAPTPAVRGALDLTMGGSAPYREGLQAAARAQGLELGGHGLLRQGQPLDTPTEADVAQALQLTLRPAEYREPEHDALWPALPHPDELVTVQSLRGMLHTHSTWSDGAASLAEMAGEVVRLGHGYLGTGDHSRAAHYAGGLSLERLQAQLKEIRELQAAGLPIVAGAEVDILEDGSLDYPDDVLQELDYVVASVHSLFTLDAARQTERLIRAAQHPLVTILGHPTGRLLLRRPGYALDLDAVLAACEEKGTVVEINANAYRLDLDWRVALRWRERLTFAINTDAHVPAGLADAKYGVMVARKAGLTPAQVVNTLDREAFLAFVQAQRAARG, encoded by the coding sequence ATGTCCGATGTGACGAAAAAGCAACTCGTCTCGGTGCTCAAAACCACCGCCGATCTGCTGGACCTGCTGGGCTCAGCCGACAATGCCTTTCGTGCCCAGGCGTTTCGCAGCGCCGCCCGCAGCCTGGAGAGCCTGGACGCTGAGGCCGACACCCTGATCGCCGCTGGGTTTGCCGGGGTGCCCAAGGTGGGCAAGACAATCGCGGCGGACCTGCTGGCCTACGCGCGCGGCGGGGTGTTTGCGCCGCTGGAAGACGCCGCCAGCCTCATTCCAGCCGGGGTGCTGAGTCTGTTCCGGGTGCGCGGGCTGGGCCCCAAGAAGATCCGGGCGCTGTGGGACGCGGGCATTGATTCCCTCGAAGGCCTGCGCGAGGCCTGCCGCGACGGCCGGGTGGCGGCCCTGCGCGGTTTTGGCCCCAAGAGTGCCGCTGGCTTTCTGGGCGCGGTGGAGTTTGCCCTGGCCGCGCAGGAGCGCCAGCACCTCAGCACCGCGTGCGAGGTGACCGAGTTGCTGTGCCGGCAACTGGCCGCCTTTGACCCTCGCCCGGCCGGCGACGTGCGCCGGGGCCTGGACACGGTGCGGGCTGCGCGCGTAACCGTGACAGGGAGCCCGGATGCCCTGGGCGAGGCGCTGGCGGGGGTCGTTGAGGGCCTCGCGCCGTTAGAGGGCCGCCCGGTACTGGCCGGGCGGGTGGACGGCGTACCCGTCGAGGTGGCCTTTGCGCCCACCCCGGCGGTGCGCGGCGCCCTGGACCTGACGATGGGCGGCAGCGCGCCCTACCGCGAGGGCCTGCAGGCTGCGGCCCGTGCCCAGGGTCTGGAACTGGGCGGCCACGGCCTGCTTCGCCAGGGGCAGCCGCTGGACACCCCCACCGAGGCCGACGTGGCCCAGGCCCTGCAGCTCACCCTGCGCCCCGCCGAGTACCGCGAACCCGAACACGACGCCCTGTGGCCGGCGCTGCCCCACCCGGATGAACTGGTCACCGTGCAGAGCCTGCGCGGCATGCTGCACACCCATTCCACCTGGTCCGACGGCGCGGCCAGCCTTGCCGAGATGGCGGGGGAAGTCGTGCGCCTGGGCCACGGCTACCTGGGCACCGGGGACCACTCGCGCGCCGCGCACTATGCGGGCGGCCTGAGCCTTGAGCGCCTGCAGGCCCAGCTGAAAGAAATCCGCGAGTTGCAGGCGGCCGGGCTGCCCATCGTGGCGGGCGCCGAGGTGGATATTCTGGAAGACGGTTCTCTGGACTATCCAGACGACGTGCTGCAGGAGCTGGATTACGTGGTGGCCAGCGTGCACAGCCTCTTTACCCTGGACGCCGCGCGCCAGACCGAACGCCTGATCCGCGCCGCGCAGCACCCGCTGGTCACCATTCTGGGCCACCCCACGGGGCGCTTGCTGCTGCGCCGCCCCGGCTACGCGCTGGACCTGGACGCGGTGCTGGCCGCCTGCGAGGAGAAGGGCACGGTGGTGGAAATCAACGCCAACGCCTACCGCCTAGACCTGGACTGGCGCGTGGCCCTGCGCTGGCGTGAGCGCCTGACCTTCGCCATCAACACCGACGCCCATGTGCCCGCTGGCCTGGCCGACGCAAAATACGGCGTGATGGTGGCCCGGAAAGCCGGCCTGACCCCGGCGCAGGTGGTCAACACCCTGGACCGCGAGGCGTTTCTGGCCTTCGTGCAGGCGCAGCGGGCGGCGCGGGGCTAG
- a CDS encoding ABC transporter ATP-binding protein, with product MTAAPVLQAQHMTRRFGGLVAVNDVSFEVYPGEIFGLIGPNGAGKTTLFNLMTGLTPPSGGSLTYQGQRITGLPPHRVAQAGLSRTFQNIRLFKGLSALENVKIAQHARTHAGLWRGVFGAARAEERLVERRAWALLDLVGMGDRAGELAGNFSYGDQRRLEIARALATEPRVLLLDEPAAGMNTAEKGQLTAFIRQVRDQFDLTVLVIEHHVPLVMNLCDRVAVLNFGELIAVGDPASVQRDPRVIEAYLGGE from the coding sequence ATGACAGCGGCGCCCGTGCTGCAGGCACAGCACATGACCCGGCGCTTCGGCGGGCTGGTGGCCGTCAACGACGTGAGCTTCGAGGTGTACCCGGGCGAGATCTTCGGCCTGATCGGCCCCAACGGCGCGGGCAAGACCACGCTGTTCAACCTGATGACGGGCCTCACCCCGCCTTCGGGGGGCAGCCTGACCTACCAGGGCCAGCGGATTACGGGCCTGCCGCCGCACCGGGTGGCGCAGGCGGGCCTCAGCCGCACCTTTCAGAACATCCGCCTGTTCAAGGGCCTCTCGGCGCTGGAAAACGTGAAGATCGCCCAGCATGCCCGCACCCACGCGGGCCTGTGGCGCGGGGTGTTCGGGGCGGCGCGCGCCGAAGAGCGCTTGGTGGAGCGCCGCGCCTGGGCCCTGCTGGACCTCGTGGGGATGGGGGACCGGGCGGGCGAGCTGGCCGGGAACTTCAGCTACGGCGACCAGCGGCGCCTGGAAATTGCCCGCGCCCTGGCCACCGAGCCGCGCGTGCTGCTGCTGGACGAACCCGCCGCTGGCATGAACACCGCCGAGAAAGGCCAGCTGACCGCCTTTATCCGGCAGGTGCGCGATCAGTTTGATCTGACAGTGCTGGTTATTGAACACCACGTACCGCTGGTGATGAACCTGTGTGACCGCGTGGCGGTGCTGAACTTTGGCGAGCTGATCGCCGTGGGCGACCCTGCCAGCGTGCAGCGCGACCCCCGCGTGATCGAAGCGTACCTGGGAGGCGAATAG